The region tggatgttaGACCATTAGTGTTCAGATGCGCCACCTGTACATTATGATGCTCCACTATGGTCAATGTGGTCCATCTTGTGTGTTGTTGATGCTCATGAGTTGTATGATATTgaagaatgttccagaagatgCTGCATGACAAAATATGATTGGTTGTCACCGttcatgggcctatgggctaataagcttggcccattagggttttagttatGATTCTTCAAGTATAAATAAGCTCCTACCCCCATCATTGCAAATTGCTAGATTTATGTGAGAGCTTTAAGTGAGATACAATTTTGAGTGCTTGTAATAGTTccagaaagttaataaaatctTATCTCTCTCGTTCACCCGTGAATGTAGGTTATCTTGACCGAACCATGTTAAATATCGTGTTCTTTTGATTTACGTTTTTCAGAAGCTTTGTGAGTTCACCgaattttgttttttaatatttgtctaaagtgcttaacTTGTTTGTTGTCCCTCAACAAAACTCACTCTTATCATATCTGTTCTCGGGAGTCTCCCTTGgtcccccttttttttttttgttaatttatttgCAAACAAGAAAACTAGAGAGCATAACAATACAATTTTTATAGGGTGAGAAtgcaataataaataaataaataaatagagttGCTTATAACAAAGTAGTGACACCTAAAGAGCTCGGGGTGGGTAAcctcaggctataaaatcttttTGTTAGTATATTCCACATTGATATGATACACTTTTATAAGTGAGTATATATGTTGAAGTTCTCATTCTTTTTACAATAATTTTTTTGAGAGACACTAGTTGAATGGTCAGGCCCGTCCCAGAGGGTGGGCGATAGGGGCGACCGTCCAGGGCCCATCATTTAAAGGGGCCTAATTtttttatggaaattgttatatttaaaagataatacaaataattttcttttaattattgatttattataaaaaaCTTGATGACATTTGTGTTTTTTAAGGGCCCATTTTTTTCTCTCGCCCTGGGCCCAAAATATGTTTGGAACGGCCCTGTGAATGGTAAATAGTAAAACCTTATATTTATACTGGATTATTTTTTCTCAAAATCTGTCTGCTTTTGGCAAATAGTTAGGAGAGAAGATTATCAATCCAcctttttcaattatttttcattaaaaaactaAGAAACAACATTTTGATTTTGTTAATCATTTATTTCCATTTCTTTTCAATTCCCTTCTTAAAAAGAACTCTGGAAAACAGGGTAAGCGATTTCATATTAGTTACACAAGTTAAAACAAATCTTTATTATAATAGTCGTACAAAACTAGTAGATAtctataaaatttttataaataaaatgctGAATAACAAGAGTAAAAAACCATATTTAGGAAGCATGCGTTTTAACAAATAACGATAAGTATGACATCATCATCTTGAACTACAAAAAATGGTTGAATTTTGATCGATTTAAAAATCATACTATTCTCATTTTAAACATTCAAAACTAGTATTAAATTGAACAAATATCACATAATTAAATATTTGTAAATATAATTTTGAAAGCGATGGAAGCCAATAGTTGTTGAACGTGTCACGTCTTTTAAGTTTGGTTATGATTGAAGGTTAGACCATGACTTTTTGTCCTCCACAATCTACTCCTTAACAAATTTTGTTTATAACTTTACTTTTATAACATACTAAGGTATAAAATCCATACATATAATATGGgtttatttaagaaaaaaaagtCATGAAAATGctaaacatttgaaaaaatttgaatttataagaaaaattagaaaaattttaaattattaaaattaaagtgttctttttgtcttttaaattaaaaaaaaataatttagataaataaacaaagaaaactaataatgttttaatttaaatatgttgaaattagaaggaaagtcaattattgaaattgatatgcatttattatcaaatttattgcaattattacatttaaatattataaatgttatgtaaaatttaataaaatagaaaaaaccacTAAATGCCATGTggaaaaaatttaattgaaaataaccacgaAATGACATATGGCCAAATTAATAAGaatgtgacatgtgacaaaaagattttaatttattagagtagataaaAACTCCAACCCACTTGTACGTATGCCACTTGTACACTTTTCAATCCAAGACTAGTATGACACGTGTACATTCACAAATACAAATATGACAGGATACTACCTGTGGTATACAACAAAGCACACTCGACTCAGTCTCAAAGATCTAATTTGCCCGAGGAAGTTGGCAATTGTTTTCCTATAGTGAAAGCAACAacttttattagaaaaaaaaaataataataactcgTAAAGTTATAAATATCAAATTGAGAGATTAAATACCAACTCATTAGTTATGGGACTGAATttagttaatttagttatttataTCTTGTATATAAATAGAGTAGCCAAAATAAATTTGACAATTGACATTCTTTAGTATGTCAGTATACCTTTAAACAAGGCTTTTAGATTGTATGGCGACGTGACACTAGAATCTCCGTTCCAAAACATATTTGCGAATTGTTGGCTCGCAACTTCATTAGGATGattagaatcaaagaaaaaataATCACTAGCATTTTTACACAATTTAAACTCCTTCACTCCTCTTTTCCCTCCACAACTATAAATCCCACCAAAAGGACCACTACCACAACACGCACTGTCTCCTACCTTGAAACCTtcaattcaaaattcaaaattcaaaatcaatGGAAGTTTATAAATTCAAAACAATGAAAGATATGGGTATTGAGCAATACCATATTTTGATGGGTTCTTCATCCTTTTTCTAATGGCTGTATTCAGATCGTACTTTGCATACATGAATCCTTCCAATTGGTTCTCGAGCTCTTGAAGTTTCTGTGAAAGTTCCTGGTTGTGTAGGCTTACGATGATGTCAATTTCTTCGCTGCAAGTATTGTCTGGTCGTCCTGCACGAACGCTTGGCCAACACCCTATTGGCGGGACTGTAACGATTCCAATTTTCCTTCCTCCTCTTTCATGGATCCCCTTTTTAAAAAAGAATTGAAGATCTGGAATTTGAGAATCGAGGTAATTAAAAAGGAACgaaatatttgttatttgattaccTTGAACACATCAGTCAAGTTTCCGATCACCATTCCCACGTACTCTTCATGTGTATATGGATAAAGAATACTCTCGTTGTTGCCGACGGGGCTCAGATAGTCGTTGCCTCCACAGCTGAACAAGTAGACGGCATCGGATAACAGCTGTTCGGCTTCCGAATCGCCTAAATTCTGTCTAAATTGTTTCTCTAAATCGCGGAAATACTGTAACTGTGTTTTTAGGTCAACTACCTACACCAATTTATATATGGAATCAATAGATGAGG is a window of Lactuca sativa cultivar Salinas chromosome 1, Lsat_Salinas_v11, whole genome shotgun sequence DNA encoding:
- the LOC111882496 gene encoding GDSL lipase → MISFRHMAVAVAVSCLLILTVCQISQAHFNKHIALFVFGDSLYDPGNNNYINTTPEFQANFFPYGESYFNPPSGRFSDGRLIPDFVAELAKLPLIPAYLDPRNKEFVYGANFASGGAGALVESHAGFVVDLKTQLQYFRDLEKQFRQNLGDSEAEQLLSDAVYLFSCGGNDYLSPVGNNESILYPYTHEEYVGMVIGNLTDVFKGIHERGGRKIGIVTVPPIGCWPSVRAGRPDNTCSEEIDIIVSLHNQELSQKLQELENQLEGFMYAKYDLNTAIRKRMKNPSKYGFKVGDSACCGSGPFGGIYSCGGKRGVKEFKLCKNASDYFFFDSNHPNEVASQQFANMFWNGDSSVTSPYNLKALFKGKQLPTSSGKLDL